From the Sphingobacteruim zhuxiongii genome, the window TATTACCCACTTCCTATTGATCAGATCACATTAGCAAAATACACGCAGAATCCAGGATGGTAATCAGATAAACTGCTAAATACCGTAAGAAAATAGGGAAGACTTAATTGCTTCCCTATTTTTATATCCTAATTTGGCCTAAGCCAGCCAATAAGCACTCTTCAAAACCATAACCTCATACAATCGCTATTGTATCGGATAATCTAACGCTAGTTTATATATAGTCGCGGTATCCCCAAGTCCATCATTATCTTCACACAGCAGAAATGAAAGACGATCTGGATGCAGCTGATAAACAGAAATACCCTCGAACTTTTGATCCTTCGAGATTAGGGTCGTAAATACAATTTTTAAGGTCTTTAAATCGATAATACCGAATAGTGTTCCCCCAATTTTCCCATCCTCATAAGTGGATTTTCCTTCTTCTGCGGTAGCGATAAAGAACAACGTATCGTCAAGCAGGGTGGCACCAGAGAAACCAAAAGGCAATCCATTAACTTGTGGTAGCGCAATATCAACCGCAGATATAACGGCAGAATCTGGCTTATTAATATCGCTAATCGTAAACAAAACATTGCGACCAGCAGGGCCATTCCCACGGTTTAGAAACAAGCAATGATCGCCATAAGAGGCTGCAGCCTCCAAATTAAAGTCCAATTCATCGATCTGTGCGGTCGCACGCAGCCGTTGATACAAATCGCTTAACGAAAGCTTGTCGACTTGCTGATTCTGGGGTGAAAAAGAAAAACCTAATTCACGTAGGGGAGTGGATCCCGATCCAAAAACATAGAAGCGACCATCTTGATAAAGCATGGCTTCAAGATCCAGCTTCTTAGGCTTCTCTATCTGTTCCATAGGCGAATGCTCCTGCAAAACATATTTATGGAGCTTTGTACTTGCCATCTCATAATGATACAAATAATTGCTATGATCAGATAGGAGATAAATTTGTCCATCCTGATATTCTATACCGGAGGCGGCGCTAATTCCAATAATATCGCAGAATGTCGCTAAAGTAAATTCGCTCATTGAATTGCTTATAATTGTACACTGCAATTTAAGCTATTCAATACAATTCAGGGCAATTAGCGACGATCTGTTGAATGTAAATAGCGAATAAAATCATTTCTAATGCCGAAAGATTAGATGGCTTGAGTCTGTAAATAAGCAATCTGTCGTAGGTATTTCCGAAGGCAAGAGTTAAAGAATTCCTTAGAATATAATCTATTTCTTGTAGGATATACTCCCTCTATAAGACGAACCAGATGAGCCGTTGTAATCAAATACCTGCGGATAATCCCCATTATGAAAGTAGTCGGTGTAAATAAAGTTCACACTTTGATTATCTGAACTGGAGTTTTTAATAATCAGGCTATTACTATATGCGAATTCCGATATAGATAGAATACTTAGATATGTAGATGCCCAACTGGGAGTGGTAAGATTCGAAAAAATTCCTTTCTGATTCGAGTAGTTAAACGTTTTGTGGTTTCTGACTTGTCAACGGACTCAATGCTCAGTAGATTACTATTATTATCGTAAGTGTAATTTTTTAAGATCTTTCCGTTGATATCTTGCAGTTGTATCAGTTGACTGCTATTATTGAGAATAAGAATTCGCTTGTCGCTCGATTGCCCAGAAGACATTGTCACTTCAATTTTATTATTTCCATGATAAGTAAAATGAAACGAAGATGTCGTAATGGTGGTACTTAAATCAGATTGCTGTACCTCAGTTAATTTGTTGTCAGAATTATAAATGAATTTTAGGCGATAAAAGGAATTGGACTCTCCAGTTCTTATTCGATTCACTTCAGATAAGAAAGTTTTATTAGTATAAGTAAAGTGACTCTCTGTTCCAAGAAAGGTTATTTTTTCTGGTAGAATAACAGAAATCTCGTCCGTTTGGTCTTTCTTGCAAGCTAGCACAAACACCAAGGTAATCAATAATAAAAAGTAATTAATGCATTTCATAATACGAATGTTTGGTTAGTTATTTTAAATATATATTAAATAATTAAATGATGGGGAGCTATAGCCCTATTTTTTTGTAATTGTTTCTTCGAGTCCCATCTCTTATATTTTTGTAGAATATAAAACACGTTCTCTTTTGTATCAACAACAAGCATTTCCCTCGGTCAAATTCCGCATTCAATAATTGATAATCATAATTCATCATCTTGTTTTTCAGCGCTTTGCAATATTGTGCATTTTTAATAGCACAAATATTAAATAACCATAAAACTTTAAGATCATGAACAACGATGTATTTAAAATTATGGAAGATCTGAAATGGAAGGCTGTTGGTGTTGACCCTAGTACAGGTCAGACGCCCAACAATCAGTTTGTATCCTTTCTACCGATTGGGCTCCCTATACCAGAAGAGGACTTCAAAAATCCATGGACACCAACGCAGTCCAATCTAACTGAAGCCGTTAAATCAGCAAAAGCAAACCAGGCTGGCACTAGTGATGCCAGCGATCCGGCGAATACCCCCGCCGCGTCGGCATCCGCAGCTATAGAAAATGTACTGTTAACAGCAGGATCCATAGGCCAATCCATGAATGCCTACCTCCAAACATTTTCATTAACGGATACAAAAATCTCTATCGATGAAACCTATCGCAGTTGGCCGAATGCAGCTAAAGTAAACGACACTTGGTACGCGATCATCAATGGAGCAAACGGATTAGCGTCCGGACTTGAGGCAAACGAAGATATCAAAGCGGCCTTATTACGCGCAGAGAAGTTAATGGTCGATGAAGAAGGAAACGATACCCCGAAATTTGCAAAATACAAT encodes:
- a CDS encoding DUF6929 family protein; this encodes MSEFTLATFCDIIGISAASGIEYQDGQIYLLSDHSNYLYHYEMASTKLHKYVLQEHSPMEQIEKPKKLDLEAMLYQDGRFYVFGSGSTPLRELGFSFSPQNQQVDKLSLSDLYQRLRATAQIDELDFNLEAAASYGDHCLFLNRGNGPAGRNVLFTISDINKPDSAVISAVDIALPQVNGLPFGFSGATLLDDTLFFIATAEEGKSTYEDGKIGGTLFGIIDLKTLKIVFTTLISKDQKFEGISVYQLHPDRLSFLLCEDNDGLGDTATIYKLALDYPIQ